tctctctctcgctggtTTTTCATTTTTTGCACGCTCTCGAACGGCAATTACGAATAAGCAACGTAACGACGAAACTCGTGCGCGTCTCGCGGTTCGTACGAGCACGTGCGTAGACTGAAATTAGCGAGCCGAAACGAACTGCACCCGCACGTGACAGGGGCGAAGCCCGTTTTACGAGCGACCTCGTTCGAGTACGTGTAAACAGCCCTAAGCCGACTACTTTCGACGTGGCTGCTGTAACAACCGAGCTTCCGAAACGAAACGATGCCTCGACGGTACCCGCGAATCTCTGGCTCGTTCGTCATTGTCGATATAAGCCCGCCTCGAAGGGAAATCGATTCCGTTTCGCCGGTTCGCTGCTACCACCGTTTAGAGAATTTATCGAGGATCCACTGGACATAACGAGTGTTCGATTGGAGCTCGAAATTTTGCTTGGAAACAGAAGGAATTTCAAGAGTTTCGAGAAGCTATATTGTACGAATTCCAATGATCATTCGTGCGGTTTTCACACGTTTTCTGGGAGATATGTAAATAATGTTCGATTGGAAAATGCGAGAATTTCTGGGAAGCGTGCGAATTCGTTTTTCGTTGAAACAGTGAACGAATAGTTTCGACGACAAATTCTCTGTTCAGCGAAGCAATCTGACTGGCGAGCTTTCAAATTTGCGACAGAGAGGTACACCTTGTGCCGTACAATAACGATTGGTAACGAGACGCGAATACCTTGAGGACAATCAGAGGGATATTTCCAATTCGTTGGGTGTAAACTTCGCTTGTCGAAGGCCGACACGTAACGAATCCCTTTAAACGCGATCGATCACTCGTTTCCAGATTTATTGTTCGTTGTCACTTCGATTCGTCACCTGCGAAGGCAGCTCGGTCCGTTTGCGATACTTTATACTGTTTTACGTGCTagcttactttactttactttacacAGCTTATTGGCTAGGGAAATTTGGTTCAGATGACAATATTCTTTCACATTttctgtttctttaaacgacaaTTGACGGTCATAACGTTGATTCGTTTGTTGCTCGACTCGATCGAATCCTCGCGAAATTGCTGGTACAGATTCCATATCTATCGATAGATTGGGTACACGTTCTAATCTCGACGAGAAACGGTTCGATCGAGCCAACCAGGAATCACGATTCTTAAATGTAATAGATAAAACGTTGGTTATCAAACCGTGAAACAGGGTTCTGATCATTTGGACGCAGTCCGTTGGTTCGTCGTGTGCGTATACAGGATTCTTTAGGCGAGAATTCAAACCGTGAAACTGTTCTCGAGACATCGATCGCTGCGACTATCGTATAATACAGTAATGGCAAACACTCAGCGGTCCTCGAACGTTCGCGATTAGATTCCGTCTCGCGATTCGAGGCTGAATCGTACTCGCGAGTGTTTTAAAGCTTTCACCAAGTCAGTTTCCATCCGAATGATCGTAATTAAACATCGAACGCTACGCAAGGAGTAGCAGTGGTTTGCAAAGTGGTTTCCAAAGTGTTTTCGAACTAATACGATCCTGACGGCCACTGCGATTACTCCCACGCGCAGAGTGCGCTTTGTTAGAAACGCGAAGGGAAGTCAGAGTGCGTCGAAACAATAAAAGAGAGCATCGAGAAAGCGAAGTTCGTCCCGTTAATCTCGAGAGAAACTCGTACGTTTACTCTTCGAGGTTGGATCGATCTCCTTAGCCACGATCGAATAGATTCATGCTCGAGAACGTGGAAGGACTATCGTTGATGAGACGCGCTCCTCTCAAAGGTAACTTCGCCTCTAATGGCGACACTTATCGCTGGAATAGTTCGTCTTTGGCACTTCCTTCGTCGAATCAATCTACATCGATGGATAACACCATCGACTCGATACACTGAAATATATACACGCACTATTTCCCTTCACTCTGTTTAAATTAGAAATCGGTAACGTATTTAAGCGACGCGCGATCCATCGAACAATTTTCTCAAATCAGAGAGGCACCCATCTGTCGTACATTTGTCGAAAATTCATTTATTCGTGACCGCCTCAGGCGACGAACAGAGCTAACTAAGCGGAAAGGAGACACAGTTTTGATCCGTTCTCCTCGTGCAATGATAACACGGGTCGCAGAGCGTTCAATCTCGTTCCACGATCGATTGCCAGCCTTACTTCCACACGATGCTTCAAATCAGCGGCTACTGTCTCATCGAGGATAGAGTCGAAGACTCGCGACTGCAACGTTGGTACCGCGATGGTGCAGAGACGTAGCAAAAATTGTGTAATCCATCCTAAAAGATTCATCCTGGAACCTCGAAACCACCTCTGTTCGTTACTATAAAAAATATTCCCTCGTCGCGCGACGATCACTAGGCTCGTCAGTTGTCGCGACGAGGAAGAGAAAATCAAGAGGCCATTCTTAGCCCgtcgtttctgtttcgttggACCATCTCCTCCGTTCCACCCCCGTTTAAACCTGCGTCAGAAGCGTCAGTTGCGTCCCGTTCTTCATCGCGTCCTTCTCCCTCTGCGCCTGGTCCTTGGAGTCGTTGCCTATGGTGATGTTCGATCGCGACGTCATGGTCACGGTGGTCGTGGACGTCTTACTGATCAGCAGCCCCCTCTCGGCGTCCTCGTCCTCCAGTTCGAGCCTCGAGTGGCCGGAAGTGGCCAGCCGGTTCGATTGGAGTTTCTCGGCGTTCGCTTTGTGCCTGCGCGGGAACACGCTGTTCTCGATGTGCAGCGTCGCGTTCACGTCCTTCCCGGCGGCGCAGGTGCACGCCTTCATGAAGCTCTTCTTGAAATTGTCGCTGAGAAACGCGTACAGTATGGGGTTCATGGCGCTGTTGCTGTAGCTGAGGAACCCGGCTAGCAGGAAGCTGGTGATGGTGATCTTGCTCTGGCATTGTTTGGGCGGGGTGTAGATCAGGGCGACTTGCATCAGCCAGTATGGCAGCCAGCAGAGAACGTAGACTGTGATCACAGTTAGCACCAGTTTGGTCACCTTGCGATGGGATCGTTTCTTCTCTTTGGACTTGTTCTTAGGCCCGACCGTCTGAAGCTTTCTGATCACCAGGAAGTAGAAGACTAGGATCAGGACCAGGGGTATGGCGAAGCCTGTGATGAAGGTGTACAAGGTGAACGCGGTGTGGCCTCCGCGATCGGTTGGCCAGTAGATGTTGCAGTTGATTCCTTTCTCGGACTCCATCGCGTTCGCGTAGAGGAATATCGGGATCATGAAACCGACGCTGGCCGTCCACGCTGCCATCGAGACCAGTTTCGAGATGCACGGCGTACGAATCTTCGGTGAGGAGATCGGATGGCACACCGCGATGTAACGATCGGCGCTCATGATCAACAGAAAGATGCTGCTGGTGAACTGGTTGATGCTGGTCGTGGTCATGTAGGCCTTGCACATGATCTTCCCGAATATCCAGCTGCGCAGGCTCATAGTCGTCACCAGGAACGGTATACCGATCAGAAAGCACTCGTCGGCTATCGCCAGGTTCACGATGTACATATTCGTGACCGTCTGCATCTTCGAGAATCGTAGCACCACGTAGATGACCAGAGTGTTCCCAAGGAGGCCAACGATGCAGACGATGGAGTAGAGGATCTGATTGACCAACGAGACGATCGGCAGATCCGCCTCGCAGTTCTGTATCATGGATTCCTCCTGGTTCACCTTCATCGCGTAATCGACGACGCTCGTGGTGGTCATTATCGTCGTGTTCATTTTGCCTGCGCGCCCTTCGCCCTCTCGTGGAAAGAACACTCTTACCCTTCGTTGGTGATTCTCGTAAATCACCCCTCTCGCCGCACCAAAGCGTACCGCGGAACCGTCTCGCGCTTACAGCGAACCACGTCGAGCGATTTCTGGAATCTCGCAGCGATCACTCACCGCGGAGAAAAATCACCGCGAAGCCGGCGATTTATCCACGTCCGCGAATCCTCTTCGCCCTTCCGGCAAGCTACGACCGGTTTGCTCGACTTCCAGCGAGTTAGACCCGCGTTCTTCGTGTTTCTCCGTCGCTAGCCAGTGGGCGGACGACGAGTCGCTGCGTCGACGAGGACGATACGATGGTCGGAGCGGACGTCATTCCGTCAGCCGTGGAACGATCGCGCTTCCGGACACGCGATTCACCCGGAAGTCGTCGATGCTCGCCACTGTTTCACCCCCTCTCGCGTGGAGCGATCAGACTGGAACAAAAAGCAGAGAGCATTTTTCAAGTTCGATCTCGAAAGATTGGGAGTTTTTACGAGATCGTCGAAGGAACCGGGATCACACGTTCCTCCAGAGTCGATTAAACGCTCGCGTTGGCCTACTTCCGCGAGCGTAGATCTTCGATAGGGAGCTACGGTGCCGCGATTCTCGATTGGACCGCGGGATCCCGTGGAATTTTCTGATTTACTGCACCCTCGTGCGGGGGGACGTTAAATCGTAACAGTCTCCCCGCTGGGTAAAGTTTCAGGTCGAAACGATTCCGTCGGCTCTGGGACCCGGGGATCCGTTTCAACTCGATTATCGATAACAATGAAATCAATTTGTGTGGAGTACACTGACCGATTTTATCACCGTCGATCGTCGAGATGTATTTTCGAGGAGATAGCGGTAGTCCAGTTTCAATCGCGTCGATTTCTCTGATTCGTTTTTGTGTACATACTCGATCGTTTTGTGTACCCGCCATATGCTCTCAAATGCTTTCAGTTATTGGATTTATCTGTTGGGATTTTCTTTCGCGTTCCTTTTTGCCTTTCTCCTATTTGTGTTTAACTAATCTTTGTGTTAACACGCGATGtacttatttatatatttacattGAATCCCGGATAAATAGATCGCGCGATGTATAAGGATCGTCGGAGCGAAACGTAGATGATAACATTGCAGAAATATCTGGGAATATTAGGGGCGCCTAGTTCTAGCGCCATCGTCAGCAGTATGTAATGCACGTATATTTATCTGGGCATATAATTCTGGCGCTTTCATGCGGTACAATTTTCATTCGCACGACCCGTCTAATTATTATTCTAGAACCGTGCGTTTATGGCTGCAAACATTAGTCATTCTAATATCCTACGTAATTAATTAACCGTGTATCTAAATCTAAATAATAATGCGGTTAAACATGTCTGTATGAATGACTGTTCAGCTGTCGGTGTTCGGTATACGCGTATCCGCTCTCATTGGGAGAATTTCGAGCCAGTTTCATTCATACTAACTAGCTCGCGTTAAATAAGCCATTTTTATCTCTACGCGTCGTTGTATTTCAAAGAAATTACGTTTTCATACAAAAAAACTCGTAATAACATTGTAAATATTTGACAATACAATGGTCGCGAGATATAAAATTAACATCAGCTCAATCAAACTCTAACATCGCGCTATCCCGCTATCCCTCATTCGTCGCATCCCTTCGATCATTTTCTTGTTAAATGTCCCAGACAACTCGACGCTGCTCAGCGAATAGGGTCGAAATCTCAGAGATAGGTCGCGTAGTTGGATCGAGAGCCGGGAATCTCGTTCGCAACTAGAGGTTAGAGGGCAGAGAGTAAACTGGGCGAACAGGTTGCCAGGGATTCATCTCGGTTCCAGTGATCCATCCGTCTTGACCAGTGACTCGAGAGTTGCAGCGTTCGGGGCAACCGCATGTCTCCCTCGGCGCTGGTAAGCCGGGCGAACCAGTCGAGAAACTCGGGGTACTGGCCGCGAAATCGCGGCAGGAACTCCGTACTCTACGAATGTACACGCGAAAAGACGCAAACGGCTCCCCGTGGCGCGGAGGTACAATGGTTAACCCGCCTTGTCCCGTTTCATGCTCGATTACTTGCTGGCTCGCGAGTCTTTAGAGAGAGCTTTCAACGCGGACGGGGAAACGAGAGGGTAATCAACTTTGCCTGAAACTCGCGAACGATCGCACTCGATTCGAACAGCATTAGCATCGCGTTTGATTCTTCGCTAATTCGATTCTTCGCTGACGTTTTAACGGATGATACGCGTTGGTCAGCGTTTCCAATTAATTACGGGTACGTTGAAGAAGAAACGAAAGCTTGTCGCGGGCAATTACAGTGGAATCGGACGGGACAGAGATGAATTGCCTTTAGTTTCAAACGGTCGAAATTACGTTAAAACACGTTAGAGGATATTACTCTAATCACTTAAATAAAGCTTGGTACCATTCCATTTACGAGCTCGAGAGCTTTTTCGAGGTTATCAAATAAATCCTCCGCTTTTCCATTTAATCTTTCTTCTTAATAAATTGTTCAACCGCGCTCCAGTTCTCCAACATTTGAGATTAATAAAACGACGAGACTTCTTTGGCAATTGTTATAGAGGAGACTTTTCATTAAATTGCCTTCTCTGTTCGAAGGTCTACTTTTTCCCTCGTCCTGATGAAGCTAGGTTGATCTCACAAAAGCAACACGTTCCGCGCGACTCGCTGTGCTACTTTGCATAATCTCGTGTCCGTAGTCATAATGAACGAAGACAATAGGAGACTCGATTCCTAACTGAGGAACAGATTCGACTCAATCGCCGAGCTCCGTCGCTTCGAAATCGAGCAGTTGTTTTTCGTTCAGACGCGAGTGGAACACGCGTAGGTGCCACTATAAAATGTAATCGACAGACTTTAAGTCTGCTTATTAAAAAAAAGGGGATACGAGTTTGCCTCGTAAATCTTCGTTTATTCAGCCAGCAAGTTCTTAGCGTGAAAGACTTTAAAGAAACGTGTTTCTAATTAAGTTCACAGGATATTTTCAGAGAGCCACCCAACGAACTCCTTAATTATTCAACAATCATTTAACGCGTTTCGAGTTATTTAACGAACTACGTAACGGCGATTGCGGAAATTTATTCGTACCAATAACACGAAGCCCTTGTTTCCGTTCCTCTCGCAGATTAAATCCGACTCTCCCAGTTAAACCTCGAAATGGTTCCCCGAAGATCGCCATTATCGTTTCGAGCGCGGGTGTGATTATCAGAAAAGCTCGGCTGTGCTCCAggcaaaagagagagaaagagagaagaaaagaaaggaaacgggcagaaagaaaaaaagaacgattCTACCTCGTCTTCGTTTAACTCGCTCCAGTTGTTTTCCAGTTTCATTAAACGCGAGTAATTATCGGTATCCAATGCGAAAGATTATTCGCGCTTTCGTCGCATCGACGAGCCTGCACGCATTATTCGTGGGCTGAATTCTCATCTAGAAAAGGGCATCGAAACGCGCATTAACGCGTCCGTCGAAGGGCAGAGTGATTGAAACGCGTCGAGATCGATCGACGAGTCGCTATTAAAATTCGTCGTGTAGGTGGCTTTGGTCTGGATCGCGAACGTTTCTTAGCCAACCGTACGAGTGCGAACAGAAAGTAAACGAGGCGGAGTGACGAATGCTGGTGTCGCGAGAATATTTTTCGAAGCGTCTACTGAAAGCTGACTAATGAACGTCGATCGATCGACCTTATTGGAAAACCCTTTCTTCCCTTACCCAAGAAATTACCCGTGGAACGATCGTCTTAACGTTCGAGCAATTTGCTTACCCGCTTGTCCGTTCGCTCACTGGTTTGCTCTCGCGTTGTTTCAACGAGCAGAGCTTACGGTGGACGAAGGTGTAATAAAACTGATTAAAAAATGTTTGCAATTGAGAAGTACTACGTCTCTGCTATATCGGTGTTAGGTGCGTTGAACGAACGTGGATTCTATTCGAAATTATTGAAATAATAAGCAGCAAGTAATTCTCTACGTGTCACCTTCAATGAAAAGTTTTGTTTTACGGTTCCAAAGTTAAGTTTTAGTTTTATCACGTGCCATTATCTTCCATTTACGTGGAAAGATTAGTCGTTTCTACGATATATATTAGGCTCTTCGAGGGCAGTTATCAGGGACGATGGTAAGCGAAATTTCGACGAGACTGCCACGTTCGTTCCAGGCAGGATATGAACAAACGATGAATATGGCAGGATATTATTAACAGATTTCTCAGCGAGATCCTGAGTCAGCTCACGCCGTTTGGCTGAGATCCAAGTCCACCAAAGTGCTTCGACAACTGCACCGAGCCCTTCATTAAATCTCGATTTCGAACACGAGAGCCACCTTTCGCGCCGCGTCTCTATCCTTATTGCAATCTTTTCCTGTTCCACCGCGTAGATCTCCCTTGGTAGAGGAAAAATAGCTTCCCCTTGAGAATTGGACGAAACGTCTCATTACTTGTACATCGTTCTCGTATTATTACATCGTTCCCCTCCGCGCCGCCCGGTAATATCCCATAAAAGATGAATAGCTTCGGGCAGCAAAGAAAAAGCTAATACCACGCTCCGTTCTTTATCAATTCGCTTTATTTTTGCCGCGAAAAGAGACTCGCGACTTCATTCCATCTTCAATTACCCGCTCTGTACACGTGTCGCGGACAAGAACTATCATCGTGGTAACAGCGTTTCGTCGTGCTACTTTCCGTGTATTTCTTTTAATTACACGCGGCTGTGTTAAGAGCGCAGATACTCGACGATGGTAATTTAATGCCTGTTCTCGACGGAGAATCGATCGAACGCGAATAATTAAAACCAGCTTCTCCGACAAACTGATTTATAGGTGGACGACTGATGAATCGAACAGGATACCGCTGACTGGTCTGACTTATGAGGCACCGCTACCACTGATACCGAGTACGCGCGCTGGCACTCGAAACTACTAACGAACATTAATTTGTTCCACCAACGGAAACAAAGGTTTCGTTTCGATATCGAACTTTCAAGACGCGCGCGTTATTTGCTCAGATTTTTGGCTCGAACGCAGTCTTCGTCTCCATGATAACAAGAAAGTTCTAGCGAACTTCCATATTTCACTGCAGATGAACGGAAGGAAGATTCACGGCTACGACTGCGACCTTTCGAAGAATACGCTCGATCTACCGTTTAAAGTTTTCCTCGTATCAGAGAGTTTTTCATCGCAACGCTCACTCGCGAGGGAGGGAACGAAACGCAAGGCAATAACGCGAAACACGGGGCGCGCGGGTAAAAGAGACGCGGGGATGGTTGGGGGCTGACGGATCGAGTGTACAAGGAAATTAATTATCCCCCGACCAGCCGCGAGTGAAAGTGGAAACTCGATCGGGCGGCTGTGTGCACAGGCTGGCCCAGTGTCGCCACTTCGGCACACAGTCCTTGAACGGGTTCGAGCGGACGGAATCGTCCTTTTCGCCGCCTTGAAACTTTGTGAAACGACTGTAAATCTGTCATCGATCAACTCGAGGAGTCGAAGGACGAAACGAATGCCGCTGTTTGGTTACCGATCGCGGATATCCGCCGGAAACGCCACGACGTTGCTTACTCTCAAAGTTCTTCAATCAAGTCCTTCGCAGATCCTTGGATTCTGTTCGATAAAGACCTGGTGAATTTCCAGATAACGTAAATGGAGATAGAATCTCGATTGTTCTTCGAATCACAATTTGAATACTTTGAACCATAACTATCGTATTTGATAAATGATTCACGATACGAAAGTATAAAAGTATAGTAATGGAGATATCAGCGTTGGTACGTAAAAGAAGCGAAAGAGAACCCATATTTAGCTATTCAAAGGAGACGTAATGGCAGGGTCGATATCTCTTGGTAAAACGAAAAAAATCGCGTATTCAGCGGCGCAGCCCATCTATATCAATATCGCGATTGTAGGTACAACAAAGTCCCTCGTGCGGGATGTTTCGAGTTTGGTCATTCTCGTGCATCACTGGTTATGCTATCATAAAGCGTGGCAGGCTTTCGGGAGCAATTTCCTGGACGAAAAAAATGAACATTCGGGTCGGTTAGTCGATGTGCCGTTAATAAATTCGGCCGCGATTCGCCGGATAAACTATCGATTAGAGGCGGGACAGGTTCCGAGCGGAAACGGGCACCCGCTCGATACGAGGCGTCCGACAAGCGGGATACTAATTGTAACCGGAACCTCCATTCGTGAAGCCTGTAATTCGTTTTGCGACCGACTACTGAGATCGCGCGAACTATCGCTGGAAATAGGTTTACGAGACCGCTGGTTCGGATTGATTTACGTAATTTACGCGGTACCTTTTGCAAAATCACGGATACACGCCCTTTTCCCTCGTTTTATCGAGAAACGAGCGGTCGATGGTTCGTTTGACGCGTGCCGCGATTTAATCCAGTGATGTTTGTCGTGCTAATCACGTGTTAGAGACGTAATGCGATTCGAACAATTAATTGATAGACAAAAATATCTCACCGTTCGAACGTATATATTTATCAGCAAAGATTCAGACGCGAGAGCCGTCGAGACGCGTAAAAATTTCGAGTGGTAATGAGACGAGAAATACGAAAGGGGATGTAAAGTCAAAGTGAAAGCGTCAACGAGAAAGAGTCGTAGCAACAGCCAACTGTCAAAGGATCCCGAAGAATGATTCTCACGGACCGCGTTGCAATCCATTAGAGTTATAATCGGCAGATTAATCGCACTTTCCTGCCTCGCCGCAGGACTCCGCCGCGCAATGCGTTTTAGATTCATTCCACCAGCAACGATTGAAAATTGTCAACGCAGCATAGGCGAGCCGTGTCACTCGTATTCACCGTGATTAATGCACATCCTTAATTCTTCCCGTTCTACCAATCCTATCGTCTGGCGTGACATACAGTCGTGACCCAACAAAGACGTATTTATCGCGGCGTTATAACGGCAAGGCCACGAGGTGCACAGTTGCTACCGTCGCTCGTTTTCGAAGAAACAATGCTCGCATTTCCGTGCATCTATATGCGCGTACAGATGTGGAGAAGGGAACTCGTGAATAACGAGCGACTCGGTGACTACCCGTAAACAACACCGCCGCCGCGAGACCGGATCCTCCGAGTCGTCGTTTGAAACGGAAGTAATGGCCTATCCGCCGCGACGCGCGTCTCGAAGATCCCCGTAACCGATACAAATGAATCGATTACTGCGAGCATCCATTCGCACGCCTCGCAAACAAATCGCCGAGTCGAATGAAGATCTATGCTGATTCGAAAGACCTGTTTCCAGGCCGACGCTTGCGTCCTCGGATCGTATCTTCACAGGGTACGCGCTCGTCCTTTCTACCTTCATCTTCGCGACCTGATTTTCATTCTCTTCCGGATCTTTCTCCTCGGACGAGGAGAACGCGTTTCATTCGGTTCAGTTCGAATTTATTCATCGCGTATGGGAACGAGAAAGATAATGCGAAACGTGGTACTTCCGCTAATGCGTGAGGGAAGCGAAGGACGCGTAATATCGGCGAGGAAGAGCATTCGAAACGTTATCGAGAGATATAGAAAAGCCAAAGTGAGCGGACACTTTGTACAAATGAAATTCATCCGATGCTTCCGTCGGATCTTGTTAACGAGATCGAGAGAGGAATGCAATGTTACATCAATTTCAATTTATGTAATATGCGTGTAAATAGTTTCGCGTTTCGTTGGAAATTTCCAATAGCAACACTTCGCGATCGAACGTAGCCGCACACGTGGCGACAAACTTCGTTATCTGTCACCATAACTTAacgttttataaatatttaacacTCGGCTACGCAATCTCGGTTCATGCAATGGGTATATTCGACCCAGCGAGAAGTGGGTATCGTTCAGACGGATCTCgaccgcaaagggttaaatactGCCTGCGATCTTGAAAGTCGACAACGACGCACGAGCGAGCGTTACCACAGGGTTCCTGGAAGCACAGTGTTCCACGAAAATTCGTAGGATAGCGAAGAGAGAACCaagaaaagagaggaaaaggaaaaaaagcgtTCGGTCCAATTTATCGCAACTCGATGCTGGCCATTTCGCGTGGAAACACAGCGGAGGGCTCGCACCCACTGGTACACCGCGTTGAATCGATAACTGGGCAAGATGGGCGAGCGTATTAAATCGGATACACGCAAGAGAAGCAGAACCGTAACGTCGCGACGCTGCGTGAGTCGTACTTGTAGCGGTGCGTAAACAGGCCTCGGTGAAATTAGTTTTTCGTAATTATTTGCCAGCAAAATTGAATTCCACGACGAATACGCCGCAGCCGTGTTCCTCCATCGACGCCACGGGTCGACGTTGTAAATCGGCTGCATCCTAGACGGACAGAATTAAACGACCTCGACATTGCTCGCTCGATGGAACAGCGTAAGACGTGTCTCGATCGCGACGACGTAATTGACGCTGATACTTCCTTGATTTTTAATTACCCGTCGAATCGAACGAGTCGAGTGGTTTTGTTCATCTCGCACGTGCAACGCGTCCGTTTTTACTCGACGATATCCTCGTCGTCGACGGTGGCAACGCGGAACAAGAAATTTCGGGAGTTTAACTAATCTCGGGGCCGTAAATCTCGCCTAGCCAGACACGGATTCCCACAGGATCGAGAACAGCGGTCGGCGACACCGATAATCGCGTCGATCCTGTGGTTACGCTCTCGTGCTCGCCTAACGCTTCCATTTCAGCGGCAGTGCTCCAAAATGGGAGACGTTGTTTTCGATTCCCGACTGATACTCGGCCAAGAATGAAATCTAACGATCTCCGTTACCCAATTGTTGTGTCCCTGCTATGACCGCTTTCAGCGTTATATGCACATATGTGTGTTCCTGGAAAAAGGGATATCTTTTGGAGAATGACGTTTATCTCGATATCGATGATCAGAGTAAGCAGTTAAGGGGTTTCGTGGATCGACTGATCGATCTGATTATACCAGGGGATCCAGAGTCTTCCGACAATTACGTCAAAGTCAATTTCGTTGGTGTCAGGCTGGTCTCCTCGAGCTTATTAAATTTATCTTCCAGAGGAGGTGCGTCTGCGTTGGTGTCACCGGTGAGAGACCTCGAGTCGACCGAAAGAAAGAGCACGGAACGGCTTAATTAATTTCTCTGAAAGGGTTTCGTCGTAAGGGATGAAAAAAGAATGGCTGACGTTCTCCGGAAACGAGCGGTCTTTGCGTTATTGAAAGGAGGTATACCGTGGTGGTCCAGCCGAGAAAATGGCGAACGAAACCGGAAATGGAGGACTCCCCGGGGTCTGGCTTTACCATAAGCTGGCCATTTCGAATGATAAGCAGAGCGTAGTTCCGTTCCTTTATAAAATTGCACGCGCCGTTCCATCGAGGACTTTGTCGTTGTTTCCATGGGCGAGTCGATGCATTGCATGCTTCGTCCTCGTGTAAATGATAAAGTTGCTCGTATGTAATACGAGAGTACACGAGCGATCGTTAATGCACGTAGAGAGTTGGCTCTTTGACACTGAGCGGATCGAGAAGTTCGCGAACTTAAATGATTAATGGAACGATGGACATCGAAACGGGTTCCGCTTCCGGCGACACCCATTCGAGGCTCGCCAAAGTTTTATTAGTTTATTCGAACTCTTCGAGTTCGCCTCGCTGATGATACTTTTATCGATGATATTCGAACGAGTTATTTATCCGGTATCTCCTCGTGGAACGACATAATTGTATAGCTCGGCTGAGTT
This is a stretch of genomic DNA from Xylocopa sonorina isolate GNS202 chromosome 8, iyXylSono1_principal, whole genome shotgun sequence. It encodes these proteins:
- the LOC143425842 gene encoding somatostatin receptor type 2; the protein is MNTTIMTTTSVVDYAMKVNQEESMIQNCEADLPIVSLVNQILYSIVCIVGLLGNTLVIYVVLRFSKMQTVTNMYIVNLAIADECFLIGIPFLVTTMSLRSWIFGKIMCKAYMTTTSINQFTSSIFLLIMSADRYIAVCHPISSPKIRTPCISKLVSMAAWTASVGFMIPIFLYANAMESEKGINCNIYWPTDRGGHTAFTLYTFITGFAIPLVLILVFYFLVIRKLQTVGPKNKSKEKKRSHRKVTKLVLTVITVYVLCWLPYWLMQVALIYTPPKQCQSKITITSFLLAGFLSYSNSAMNPILYAFLSDNFKKSFMKACTCAAGKDVNATLHIENSVFPRRHKANAEKLQSNRLATSGHSRLELEDEDAERGLLISKTSTTTVTMTSRSNITIGNDSKDQAQREKDAMKNGTQLTLLTQV